Proteins encoded in a region of the Neoarius graeffei isolate fNeoGra1 chromosome 3, fNeoGra1.pri, whole genome shotgun sequence genome:
- the LOC132882855 gene encoding uncharacterized protein LOC132882855 — MWIRLEDGKLTTTLYRKETDRNSFLLASSSHPSALKNGLPKSQFYRLRRICHSTEEYEENALEMKQRFLARGYPMKTVEEAYNIALSTPRLHLLKKSVKKDKKFSVSCITTFTPKSYIIKNTVMKYWHLICDDPSLQGKFKDPPLFVFRRGPNLRNKLVKACIRSAPAQTLLAPLRDGNYPCGNCAQCNSTHKTHTFKHPRSGKSYNVKGFITCNTKNVVYLLRCPCDKVYMGKTTRSLKQRISEHKSSIRRADLNYPVACHFVECAHPVSSLRFQGIEQVKLLRGGNIDKVLCQRELFWIHTLDALQPKGLNVDFDMSVML, encoded by the coding sequence ATGTGGATCAGACTAGAAGATGGGAAACTGACCACAACCCTCTACCGTAAGGAAACGGACCGCAACTCTTTTTTGTTGGCAAGCAGCTCACATCCTAGTGCCCTAAAAAACGGACTGCCCAAGAGTCAGTTCTACAGACTCAGAAGGATCTGTCACTCCACTGAAGAATATGAGGAGAATGCATTAGAAATGAAACAAAGATTTTTGGCTAGGGGTTATCCCATGAAGACTGTTGAGGAGGCATATAATATTGCCCTGTCCACACCACGGTTACATCTtctgaaaaaaagtgttaaaaaagataaaaagttTTCagtttcttgcattactacttttACTCCTAAATCCTACATAATTAAAAACACAGTCATGAAATATTGGCATTTAATATGTGACGATCCTTCACTCCAGGGTAAATTTAAGGATCCCCCGTTGTTTGTCTTCAGACGGGGTCCCAACCTCAGGAATAAGCTTGTTAAAGCATGTATAAGATCTGCTCCTGCTCAAACACTCTTAGCACCCCTGAGGGATGGTAACTACCCCTGTGGCAACTGTGCCCAATGTAACAGTACACATAAGACTCATACTTTTAAACACCCCAGGTCTGGTAAAAGTTATAATGTGAAGGGTTTTATTACATGCAATACAAAgaatgttgtttatttgttaagaTGTCCCTGTGATAAGGTCTATATGGGAAAAACTACACGTAGCTTAAAACAAAGGATCAGCGAACATAAGAGTTCGATTAGACGGGCTGATCTTAATTACCCTGTGGCTTGTCACTTTGTAGAGTGTGCCCACCCTGTTTCTTCCCTACGGTTTCAGGGAATTGAGCAAGTTAAATTGTTAAGGGGTGGGAACATTGATAAAGTGCTATGTCAAAGGGAATTGTTTTGGATCCATACATTAGATGCCCTACaacccaaagggttaaatgtagacTTTGACATGAGTGTTATGTTATGA